From Tiliqua scincoides isolate rTilSci1 chromosome 2, rTilSci1.hap2, whole genome shotgun sequence, the proteins below share one genomic window:
- the GPR142 gene encoding probable G-protein coupled receptor 142, which produces MNMSDLLWASIMNDADRDKSPCVMGTAAIVYYCILLGLGLPANILAAISLYRLAARTQKSSYCYLLALTASDILTQVFVIFAGFIVQAAILAREVPGALAHAINVLQFTANHASIWITVLLTMDRYVALCHPLQYRAVSYPERTWKIIGAMFAISLATGIPFYWWLDVWHDVYPPTTIDMVLKWVHCFIIYFIPCSIFLVTNSIIICKLKHSGEPKRYLSKTTAILLAITTVFIVLWAPRTFVIIYHLYKASVSQNWKVHLALDVANMVAMLNTSLNFFLYCFVSKTFWNTVQEVLLSCRFPCTQSPRRNSLSDSALKPLGVMDSRKVILISSDFSERFHSPKDY; this is translated from the exons ATGAACATGAGTGACCTGCTATGGGCAAGCATTATGAACGACGCAGACCGGGACAAATCTCCTTGTGTGATGGGCACAGCAGCTATTGTCTACTATTGCATCCTGTTGGGCCTGGGGCTGCCAG CTAACATTTTGGCTGCCATTTCATTATACCGCCTGGCTGCCCGCACTCAGAAATCTTCCTATTGCTACCTCCTGGCCCTGACAGCTTCTGACATCCTGACTCAGGTCTTCGTCATCTTTGCAGGCTTCATTGTGCAGGCAGCTATCTTGGCCCGCGAAGTTCCAGGTGCCCTTGCCCATGCCATCAATGTATTGCAGTTCACAGCCAATCATGCCTCCATCTGGATAACCGTACTGCTGACCATGGACCGTTACGTGGCACTCTGTCACCCATTGCAGTACAGGGCTGTGTCTTACCCTGAGCGGACCTGGAAGATCATTGGTGCTATGTTTGCCATATCGTTGGCAACTGGAATCCCCTTCTACTGGTGGCTAGATGTATGGCATGATGTCTACCCACCCACCACCATAGACATGGTCCTGAAGTGGGTTCACTGCTTCATCATCTACTTCATTCCCTGTAGCATCTTCCTGGTGACAAACTCTATTATCATCTGCAAGCTCAAGCACTCAGGTGAGCCCAAGCGGTACCTCAGCAAAACTACAGCAATACTATTGGCCATCACCACTGTCTTCATTGTCCTCTGGGCTCCACGGACATTTGTCATCATCTACCATCTCTACAAGGCTTCGGTCAGTCAGAACTGGAAAGTACATCTGGCTCTCGATGTTGCCAACATGGTAGCCATGCTCAATACCTCCCTTAACTTCTTCCTCTACTGCTTTGTCAGCAAGACCTTCTGGAATACTGTCCAGGAGGTGTTGCTATCTTGCAGGTTCCCATGCACCCAATCCCCAAGGAGGAATAGTCTCTCAGATTCGGCCTTGAAACCATTAGGGGTCATGGATAGTAGGAAGGTTATCTTAATCAGTTCTGATTTCTCTGAAAGATTCCATAGCCCAAAAGACTACTAG
- the GPRC5C gene encoding G-protein coupled receptor family C group 5 member C yields MVVGPRTLLPCLCLLVLHTKACLAQGTSPPPGCGKDLQSLYYNLCDLSATWGVVLEAVASFGVVTTFVLTVILVASVPFVQDHRKKSLIGTQAFLLLGTFGLFCLTFAFIVKQDFSTCASRRFLFGVFFAICFSCLAAHSICLNFLARRNHGPRGWITFGIALLLVLVEVIINTEWLIITLVRNDSASKHPCKVDNADFVMALIYVMFLQVATFVSAWPVLCGRYKHWRKHAIFVLLTTSLSIVIWVVWIVMYVYGNEKRGGTTWDDPTLAIALVSNACVFVFFYVIPEISQLVRPGPEQTYEDDVYPTRGVGYETILKEQKSQSMFVENKAFSMDEPSSAKKPISPYSGYNGQLLTSVYQPTEMALMHKGPSEGPYDVILPRATANSQVMSSANSTLRAEDAYISQNKQTSAQKDGKSGQASSPYSKSRW; encoded by the exons ATGGTGGTTGGGCCCAGGACACtactgccttgcctttgcctccTAGTACTTCATACCAAAGCGTGCTTGGCTCAAGGGACTTCTCCTCCACCTGGGTGTGGCAAGGATTTGCAGTCCCTCTACTACAACCTCTGTGACCTGTCAGCAACCTGGGGCGTCGTGCTGGAGGCGGTGGCTAGTTTTGGCGTTGTGACCACGTTTGTCCTCACGGTCATCCTAGTGGCCAGTGTGCCTTTTGTCCAGGACCACAGGAAGAAGAGCTTAATAGGGACTCAAGCCTTCCTTTTGTTGGGCACCTTTGGGCTTTTCTGCCTGACTTTTGCCTTCATTGTCAAGCAAGATTTTTCAACGTGTGCCTCACGCCGCTTTCTTTTTGGTGTCTTCTTTGCCATATGCTTCTCTTGTCTGGCAGCCCATTCCATCTGCCTCAATTTCCTTGCCCGACGGAATCATGGACCCCGGGGGTGGATCACCTTTGGCATAGCTTTGCTCCTCGTCTTGGTGGAGGTCATCATCAATACAGAGTGGCTTATTATCACTCTGGTGAGGAACGACAGTGCCTCCAAGCACCCCTGCAAAGTGGATAACGCTGACTTTGTCATGGCACTCATCTATGTCATGTTCTTGCAAGTGGCTACCTTCGTTTCTGCTTGGCCTGTCCTGTGTGGCCGCTACAAGCACTGGAGGAAACATGCCATCTTTGTCCTTCTCACCACCTCCCTTTCCATAGTCATCTGGGTTGTGTGGATTGTTATGTATGTTTACGGCAACGAGAAGAGAGGGGGCACGACATGGGATGACCCCACGCTGGCCATTGCACTTGTCTCCAATGCCtgtgtctttgttttcttttacgTCATCCCTGAGATTTCACAATTGGTCAGACCAGGACCTGAGCAGACCTATGAGGATGATGTCTACCCCACCAGAGGGGTGGGATATGAAACAATCCTCAAGGAACAGAAATCTCAGAGTATGTTTGTGGAGAACAAGGCCTTCTCCATGGATGAACCTTCTTCAG CTAAAAAGCCTATTTCGCCATATAGCGGATACAACGGGCAGCTGCTGACGAGTGTGTACCAACCCACAGAGATGGCTCTCATGCACAAAGGACCT TCAGAGGGCCCCTATGATGTCATTCTCCCTCGTGCCACAGCCAACAGCCAAGTGATGAGCAGTGCCAATTCCACACTGCGCGCTGAGGATGCCTACATTTCACAAAACAAGCAGACATCGGCACAGAAAGATGGAAAGAGTGGGCAG GCTTCATCTCCATATAGCAAGAGCAGATGGTAG